GTGACGCTGCTCGACGACGCCTCGACCGACGGTTCGGTGGCGGTGGCCAGGGAAACCGCCGCCGGCTGGCGGCGCAGCCTCGCGGTGCGCCGCGCCCGACGCAACAGCGGCTCGCCCTTCGGCCAGTGGCGCCGCGCCGCCGAGTCCGCGCGCGGCGACTTCGTCTGGATCGCCGAGGCCGATGACGACACCACCCCCCGCTTCGTCGCCCGCCTCGCCGCCGCCCTCGCCGCGGCGCCCGGCGCGGTGATGGCGATCGCCGATTCCCGCGCGGTGGACGACGAGGGCCGCACCCTGATGCCGGACTACCGGCGCTATTATGCCGAATCCGGCGCCGCCGACCTCGCGACGACGATGACCCTCGATGCGCGCGACTTCGCCACCCGCTTCCTCGCCACCCGCAACCTCATCCTCAATGTCAGCGCCGTGCTGTTCCGGCGCGACGCGCTGCGCGCGAGCCTCGCCCGCCTCGGCGACGAGCTGGCCACCTTCCGCCTCGCCGGCGACTGGCGGCTCTATATCGACCTGCTCGCCCATGCCGCCGGCCCGGTCGTCTGGGTCGCCGAGCCGCTGAACGTCCACCGCCGGCACGAGGGCGGAGCGACCGCCTCGCTCGACGGGCGGACCCATCTCGCCGAGATCGCCCGGGTGCAGGCGATCGCCGCCGACACCCTCGGCCTCGACGATGCCGCCCGCGCCGCCCAGCGCGCCTGGCGCGACGACCTCGCCGCCCGGCTCAGCCTGTCTCACGCCCCGCGCACCCGTAAAAAGATCTGAGCCGAACCCGGCGAACGTCTTTATTTTCCAATCGATTCTTCGTTCGTGAAATTTTATCAGGAAAATACTATCTAACATCATTTATATTGTTAGTTCTAGTTTCTAATTAAAAACTCAAGATTTACGAAAAACCCTGTAAATAACTATGAAATAAATCTGTTTTGATGCCGATTCATGAGATGATTCCGGCTATCAAAGCTGTTATATTACTTTGGCGTTAGGGGCCGCATCCGTCCCCGTCGCATCACGACACGATTCCGACGTTCCGCATTTGCAAACATCTTGCGCGAAGCAGATTTCCTGATCCGCTCTTTTTGAGATTATGCCTGATCCAACCTTGCGATTTCTGATCACCGGGGGCTGCGGCTTCATTGGTTCTGCGGTTGTCCGTCGGCTTGTGGCGAGCACGCCGCACGAGGTCGTCACCGTCGACAAGATGACCTACGCCGCCTCGGAGGACGCGCTGGGCGCTGCGCTGGGGCATCCGCGCCATCGCCTGATCCGCGCCGACATCGCCGATGCCGCGGCGATGCGCGCCGTCTTCGAGGCGCACCGGCCCGACATCGTCATGCATCTCGCCGCCGAATCCCATGTCGACCGCTCGATCGACGGGCCGCGCGATTTCATCGACACCAACATCACCGGCACCTTCGTCCTGCTCGAGGCCGCCCGCGCCTGGTTCGCCACCCTGGACGAGCCCGCCCGCCGCCGCTTCCGCTTCCACCACATCTCCACCGACGAGGTGTTCGGCGCCCTCGAACAAGGCGATCCCCCCTTCACCGAAACCACCCCCTACGACCCCCGCAGCCCCTACGCCGCCAGCAAGGCCGCCTCGGACCATCTCGTCCGCGCCTGGCGGCACACCTACGGCCTGCCCGCCATCGTCTCCAACACCACCAACAATTACGGCCCCTGGCAGTTCCCCGAGAAACTCATCCCGCTGGTGCTCATCAACGCCCTCGAGGGCCGGCCCCTGCCCGTCTATGGCGACGGCTCCAACCTGCGCGACTGGCTCTTCGTCGAGGACCACGCCGAGGCGCTCCTCGCCATCGCCCTCACCGGCACGCCCGGCGAGACCTACGCCATCGGCGCCCGCCAGCCCCGCTCCAATCTCGACGTCGTCCGCGCCATCTGCCGCCTGCTCGATGCCCGCCGCCCCGATCCCGCCGGCCCGCGCGAGCGGCTGATCACCTTCGTCGCCGACCGCCCCGGCCACGATTTCCGCTACGAGATCGACCCCGCCCGCAGCGAGGCCGCCCTCGCCTGGCGCGCCGCCCACGATTTCGAGGCCGGACTCGCCCGCACCGTCGACTGGTATCTCGCCAACGAGACCTGGTGGCGCGCCATCCGCGCCCGCCGCTATGCCGGCCAGCGCCTCGGTACCGCCGCATGATCCGCAAGGGCATCATCCTCGCCGGCGGCTCCGGCACCCGCCTGCACCCCTCCACCCTCGCCGCCTCGAAGCAGCTCCTCCCCGTCTACGACAAGCCGATGGTCTACTATCCGCTGTCGACCCTGCTGCTCGCCGGCATCCGCGACCTGCTGCTGATCTCCACCCCGCAGGACCTGCCCCAGTTCCGCCGCCTGCTCGGCGACGGCAGCCAATACGGCATCCGCATCGGCTATGCCGCCCAGCCCTCGCCCGACGGTCTCGCCCAGGCCTTCCTGATCGGCGCGGACTGGCTCGCCGGCGAGGCCTGCGCCCTCGCCCTCGGCGACAACCTCATCCACGCCGACCATCTCTCGCTCGCGCTGCGCCAGGCCGCCGGCCGGGAGGCCGGCGCCACCGTCTTCGCCTACCAGGTGCGCGATCCCGAGCGCTACGGCGTCGTCACCTTCGACGATGCCGGCCGCGCCATCGACATCGTCGAGAAACCCGCCGCCCCCGCCTCCAGCTGGGCGGTCACCGGCCTCTATTTCTACGACCGCCGGGTCACCGAATTCGCCCGCCGCATCCGACCCTCCGCCCGCGGCGAGCTCGAGATCACCGATCTCAACCGCCTCTATCTCGACGACGGCTCCCTCGCCGTCGAGCGCCTCGGCCGCGGCACCGCCTGGCTCGACGCCGGAACCCCCGACTCCCTGCTCCAGGCCGCAACCTTCGTGCAGACCATCCAGGCCCGCCAGGGGCAGCTCGTCGGCTGCCCCGAGGAAGTCGCCTTCCGCATGGGCTTCATCGACGCCGACACCCTGCGCCGCCACGCCGCCCGCCTCGGCAAGACCGAGCTCGGCCGCGTCCTGCGCGAACTCGCCGACGGAGAGGCCGCATGATCGAGCCGCTCGACCTGCCCGGCGTCATGCTCATCACCCCGCCCCGCTTCGCCGATTCCCGCGGCTGGTTCAGCGAAACCTGGAACCAGGCAAGGCTCGCCGCCCTCGGCTTCACCGAAACCTTCGTGCAGGACAACCACTCCTCCTCCACCCGCCCAGGAACCATCCGCGGCCTGCACTGCCAGCTCGCCCCCTTCGCCCAGGGCAAGCTCGTCCGCTGCATCCGCGGCGCGATCTGGGACGTCGCCGTCGACATCCGCCACGGCTCGCCCAGCTTCGGACGCCACGCCGCCGCCGAGCTCTCCGCCGCCAACGGGCGCCAGCTCTGGATCCCGCCCGGCTTCCTGCACGGCTTCTGCACCACCGAGCCCGATACCGAGGTCGTCTACAAGGTCACCGCCCCCTACGACAAAGCCTCCGAACGCGGCGTCATCTGGAACGATCCCGATCTCGCCCTGCCCTGGCCCGTCCCCGCCGGCACCGCCCTCCTCTCCGACAAGGACAATCTCCTGCCCCGCCTGGCCGAGGCCGAACCCTGGTTCAGGCTCTGACATGCCGCCCCGCCCGATCCTGATCACCGGGGCGAGCGGCCAGCTCGGCCACGCCCTCGCCGCCCGCGCGCCCGCCGCCGGGCTCCCCGCCCGCGCCATCGGCCGCCCCGGCTTCGACTTCGACGCCCCGGAAACGATCGCCAGGGCCCTCGCCGCCGCCGATCCCGCCCTCGTCGTCAACGCCGCCGCCTGGACCGCCGTCGACGCCGCCGAGACCAGCGCCGACGCCGCCTTCCGCGCCAACCGCGACGGCCCCGCAACCCTCGCCACCCTCTGCCGCAGCCGCGGCATCCCCCTCATCCACGTCTCGACCGACTACGTCTTCGACGGCACCAAGGGCGCGCCCTACACCGAAACCGACCCGATCGCCCCGCTCGGCGTCTACGGCCACAGCAAGGCCGCCGGCGAGGAAGCCATCCTCGCCGCCGGCGCCGACGCCATCATCCTCCGCACCGCCTGGGTCTTCTCCGCCACCGGCAAGAACTTCGCCCGCACCATGATCGCCGCCGCCCGCCGCCTGCCGGCGCTGCGCGTCGTCGCCGACCAGCGCGGCACCCCCACCGCCGCCGAGGACCTCGCCGACGCCATCCTCGCCATCGCCGCTCGCATCCTCGCCGAAGGCTGGCAGCCCGGCTTCGCCGGCATCTTCCACGCCACCAGCGCCGGCGACACCTCATGGCACGGCTTCGCCACCGAAATCCTCGCCCTCGCCGCTCGCCACGGCACACCACACCCCGACATCATCCCCATCGCCACCGCAGACTGGCCCACCCCAGCCCGCCGACCCGCCGACTCCCGCCTCGACACCACAAAACTCAGCCAAACCTTCGCCCTCGCCCTCCCACACTGGAAAGACGCCACCGCCCGCATCGTCCCCGCAATCCTCGCGCAGGACGAAACACCGTGATCACCATCCTCCTCTCCACCTTCAACGGAACGCGCTTCCTCCCCGAACAGCTCGCAAGCTTCGCAGCGCAGACCGACCAGGACTGGCGCCTCCTCTGGCGCGATGACGGATCCTCCGACTCCACGCGCGAGATCATGGCCAGCTTCGCCGCAGGCCTCGGCGCCGGCCGCTGCGTCGAGGTGGCGCATTCCGGCTTCCATCTCGGCGCCGGCCAGAGCTTCCTCGCCCTGCTCGCCGAGGCGGGGGACGCCGAACTCATCGCCTTCGCCGACCAGGACGATGTCTGGCTGCCGGAAAAACTCGCCCGCGCCCGCGCGGCGCTGCGCGGCCCGGGTGCGGGCGCACGCCTCTACACCGCCCGGCAATACCTGGTCGATGCCGCGCTGCAGGGCCGCAAGCTCTCCGCCCTGCCCGCCCGCAAGCCCGGCTTTCCCGCCTGCCTCACGCAGAACGTGGTCCACGGCAACACGGCGGTGATGAACCGCGCCGCCGCCGACATGGTCAACCGCATCCCCGGCCCCTCCGGCACCGTGCATGACTGGTGGAGCTACATCGTCGTCAGCGCCTGCGGCGGCGCCATCACCATCGACCCCGAGCCCGTCGTCCTCTACCGCCAGCACAAGGACAACCTGATCGGCTCGCCGCGCACGACCGTGGCGCGCGCCCTCGGCGCGATCCGCCGCGGCCCCGACATCTTCATGACGATGATGCGACGCCATGTCCGCCAGCTCGAAGCGCATGGCGACCTGCTCACCGCCGCCGCCCGCGCCGATCTGGCGCGGATCTCCGCCGGGCTCGAGGGCGGCTTCGCGCCGCGCCTCAGCGCCATGCGCTGCCCCGGCCTGACGCGGCAGACGGTGCTGGAAAACCTGCTCTTCCGCCTCTGGTTCGTGCTCGGCTGATCCCGCCGCGGGTCAGGCCGCCGGCGTCTCCGCCGCCAGCGCCTCCACCCGCCAGCCGCCATCCCCGGTCAGCCGCAGCCGCCGCGCGTGGTAGCGGATGATGGTGGAGCGGTGCCCGACGCTGACCAGCGTCACCCCCGGCAGCTCGTCGAGCAGCGTGCGATACATCCGCGCCTCGTAATCCTCGTCGAGCGACGAGGTCGCCTCGTCCAGGATCACCACCTCCGGCCGCAGCAGCACGCAGCGCGCGAAGCCGATCCGCTGCTGTTCGCCGAGCGACAGTTCGCGGTCCCAGGCCTGCTCGGCCTCCAGCCGCCCGGCGAGATGCCCGAGCCCGACCCGCTCCAGCATCGCCGCGACGCGCGCCGGCTCCAGCGCCTCGCCATAGGGGAAGGCGATGCTCTCGATCAGCTTTCCGTTCGGCAGATAGGGCCGCTGCGGCACGAACAGCACCCGGCCGGCGGGCATCGTCACCCGCCCCTCGCCGAACGGCCAGATCCCCGCGATCGCGCGCACTAGCGTGCTCTTGCCCGACCCGGTCGGCCCGCTGATCAGCACCCGCTCGCCCGGCCCGATCGCGATGTCGAGCCCTTCCAGCAGCTTCCGCCCGTCCGGCAGCGTCAGCGTCAGCCCCTCGATCGCGAGCCCCGCCTCGTCCCCGCGCGCATAGGCGATGCGCGGCGCCGTCGCCGCCGCGTGATGCCGCCGCAGGCTCACCTCCAGCGTATAGAGACGGTCGACCACCGCGCGCCATTCGGTGATCGACAGATAGCCCTGCCCGATCGAGCTGAAATTGTTGAGGATGAACGCGAAGGCCTGCTGCGTCTGGCCGAACGCGTTGTTGGTCTGCGACACCGTGCCGATCAGGATCCGCTTGGCGAGATAGGACGGGATCACCAGGCCGAAGGCGAGCAGCCCGCCCAGCGTGTTGAACGAGAAGTTGAAGGTATTGACGAACACCGTCCGGTAGACCCGGCGGTAGAAGATCTCGACCACCGGCGCGAAGGTCCGCTTCAGCCGCGTCGCCTCCGCATCGCCGCTATGCGCGGTGGCGATCGCCTCGGAATTGTCCCGCACCCGGATCAGCTCGAAGCGGAAATTGCCCTGCGCCCGCTGCTGGATGTTGTTCAGCCAGAACAGCGGCTTGCCGATGAGCAGGATCAGCCAGGTCCCGCCGATCGCGTAGATCAGGTTCATCCACAGCAGCAGGCCGGGGATATACAGGCCGAACAGCCGCAGGTTGCGGCTCAGCAGCCACAGCATCACCGAGAACGAGACGATCGTCACCACCGATTGCAGCGCGCTCAGCGGCAGGTTCACCGTCTGCCCGGTGAAGAAGTCGATGTCGTCGGAGATGCGCTGGTCGGGATTGTCGATGCCGCGGTCGTCGAGCTGCATCCGGTAATGCGCCTCGCGGTCCATCCAGCCATCGACCATGTGCCCGGTCATCCAGCGCCGCCAGCGGATCTGGAAGATCTGCGCGAAATACTGGCTCGCGGTGTTGATCACCACGACCATCGCCGCCAGCCCGAGAAAGATGCCGAACAGCCGCCAGATCTCCGCCACGTCGTAGCGCTGCATCGCGTCGAAGAACGAGCCGTTCCAGACCGTCAGCGCATAGTTCATCGCCACGATCACCAGCACGGTGATGACGTTGACGACCAGCAGCCCCCAGGCCGCCAGCCGCTGTTCCGAGCGAAAGAACGGCGTCGCCACATAGAGCAGGCGGTGAAAAAATCCGGTCCGGGCGAGGTCGTCGTCCATCTCTGTCTCCGCATCCACTTGTCGTCCCGCCCCCATATAGGCGCCGGCGCCGCAAGGCCAGCCGGGGCGGCGCCGCGATCCGCCGAACGCCCCGCCGCTCTCGCGCCATCGTGAGCGCGCCGGCCCGTCCCGCGGTTGAACATCGTGCCCCGGCTTCAAACTTCCCGAACATGACGCGCGTCCCTTCGGGCTTAATTATGCTTAACGGGCATGAATCAAAGCTGACTTGCCGATGCCGGGCGCGGGTCTTAAGACCGGGACCCGAACAGGAGGGATGACATGGCCAGTAGCGACACCGCCGGCAACGAGATTGCGCTGGAGCGCCAGAAGGCGGTCCTCGCCCGCCCGATGACCGAGACCCGCCGGCTTGCCAACGCCGTCCGCGCGCTCGCGATCGACGGCGTCGAGGCCGCGAAGTCCGGCCATCCCGGCATGCCGATGGGCATGGCCGATGTCGCGACGGTGCTGTGGACGAAGTTCATGAAGTTCGACGCGGCCGATCCCCACTGGCCCGACCGCGACCGCTTCATCCTCTCCGCCGGCCACGGCTCGATGCTGCTCTACGCGCTGCTGCACCTCACCGGCTACGAGGGCATGTCGATCGACGATCTGCGCCAGTTCCGCCAGCTCGGCGCCCGCGCCGCCGGCCATCCCGAGCGGATCGAGCATCCCGCCATCGAAATGACCACCGGCCCGCTCGGCCAGGGCATCTCGACGGCGACCGGCTTCGCCCTCGCCGAGCGCATGCTCGCCGCCCGCTTCGGCAAGGGCCTGGTCGATCACCGCACCTGGGTCATCGCCTCGGATGGCGACATGATGGAGGGCGTGTCCCACGAGGCCTGCGCCATCGCCGGCCATCTCGGCCTCGACAAGCTCACCGTCTTCTACGACGACAACTCGATCTCGATCGACGGCGGCACCGACATCGCGATGACCGACGACGTGCTGAAGCGCTTCGCCGGCTATGGCTGGGCCACCCGCCGGATCGACGGGCACGACCCCGAGCAGATCGAATCCGCCATCCGCTTCGCCCTGCGCAGCCGCAAGCCGACGCTGATCGCCTGCCGCACCATCATCGGCTTCGGCGCGCCGAAAAAGGCCGGCACCCCGGCCACCCACGGCTCGCCCCTCGGCGCCGACGAGGCCGCCGCCGCCAAGGCCCTGCTCGGCTGGACCGCCCCGCCCTTCACCGTGCCGGACGACATCCTCGCCCCCTGGCGCGCGGCCGGATCGCGCAGCGCCGGCGCCCACCGCGCCTGGACGAAGCGCCACGCCGCCAGCAACCAGCGCGCCGCCTTCGATGCCGCCCTCGCCGGCGACCTGCCGGCCGACTACACCGCCGCGATGGCCGCCCTGCGCGAGAAGATCGCCGCCGAGAAGCCCAACGTCGCCACCCGCCAGGCCAGCCAGATGGCGCTCGACGCCGTGGTGCCCGTGGTCCCCGAAATGGTCGGCGGCTCCGCCGACCTCACCCCCTCGAACAACACCTTCGTGAAGTCGATGGGCGTATTCACGGCGAAGGACCACGCCGGCCGCTACATCCATTTCGGCGTGCGCGAGCACGGCATGGGCACGACGCTGAACGGCCTCGCCCTGCATGGCGGGCTGATCCCCTATGGCGGCACGTTCTTCATCTTCTCCGACTATTGCCGCCCCGCCATCCGCCTCGCCGCGCTGATGCGCATCCGCTCGATCTTCGTGCTCACCCACGATTCGATCGGCCTCGGCGAGGACGGGCCGACCCACCAGCCGGTCGAGCACCTCGCCTCGTTCCGCGCCATGCCCAACGTCCTCGTGCTGCGCCCCGGCGACGCGATGGAGACCGCCGAATGCTGGGACATCGCGCTGAAGCACAAGGACGGCCCGGTCCTGCTCGTGCTCAGCCGCCAGGCGATGCCGACCCTGCCGCGCGACCACGGCGCTGAAAACCTCTCCGCCCGCGGCGGCTATGTCGTCGCCCCGGCCGCGGGGCCGCGCCGCGCCACCATCCTCGCCACCGGCTCGGAAGTCGCCCTCGCGCTCAAGGCGCGCGAGATGCTGGCGGCGGAGGGAATCACCGTCGCCGTCGCCT
This genomic interval from Acidiphilium multivorum AIU301 contains the following:
- the rfbB gene encoding dTDP-glucose 4,6-dehydratase → MRFLITGGCGFIGSAVVRRLVASTPHEVVTVDKMTYAASEDALGAALGHPRHRLIRADIADAAAMRAVFEAHRPDIVMHLAAESHVDRSIDGPRDFIDTNITGTFVLLEAARAWFATLDEPARRRFRFHHISTDEVFGALEQGDPPFTETTPYDPRSPYAASKAASDHLVRAWRHTYGLPAIVSNTTNNYGPWQFPEKLIPLVLINALEGRPLPVYGDGSNLRDWLFVEDHAEALLAIALTGTPGETYAIGARQPRSNLDVVRAICRLLDARRPDPAGPRERLITFVADRPGHDFRYEIDPARSEAALAWRAAHDFEAGLARTVDWYLANETWWRAIRARRYAGQRLGTAA
- the rfbA gene encoding glucose-1-phosphate thymidylyltransferase RfbA; its protein translation is MIRKGIILAGGSGTRLHPSTLAASKQLLPVYDKPMVYYPLSTLLLAGIRDLLLISTPQDLPQFRRLLGDGSQYGIRIGYAAQPSPDGLAQAFLIGADWLAGEACALALGDNLIHADHLSLALRQAAGREAGATVFAYQVRDPERYGVVTFDDAGRAIDIVEKPAAPASSWAVTGLYFYDRRVTEFARRIRPSARGELEITDLNRLYLDDGSLAVERLGRGTAWLDAGTPDSLLQAATFVQTIQARQGQLVGCPEEVAFRMGFIDADTLRRHAARLGKTELGRVLRELADGEAA
- the rfbC gene encoding dTDP-4-dehydrorhamnose 3,5-epimerase, encoding MIEPLDLPGVMLITPPRFADSRGWFSETWNQARLAALGFTETFVQDNHSSSTRPGTIRGLHCQLAPFAQGKLVRCIRGAIWDVAVDIRHGSPSFGRHAAAELSAANGRQLWIPPGFLHGFCTTEPDTEVVYKVTAPYDKASERGVIWNDPDLALPWPVPAGTALLSDKDNLLPRLAEAEPWFRL
- the rfbD gene encoding dTDP-4-dehydrorhamnose reductase, coding for MPPRPILITGASGQLGHALAARAPAAGLPARAIGRPGFDFDAPETIARALAAADPALVVNAAAWTAVDAAETSADAAFRANRDGPATLATLCRSRGIPLIHVSTDYVFDGTKGAPYTETDPIAPLGVYGHSKAAGEEAILAAGADAIILRTAWVFSATGKNFARTMIAAARRLPALRVVADQRGTPTAAEDLADAILAIAARILAEGWQPGFAGIFHATSAGDTSWHGFATEILALAARHGTPHPDIIPIATADWPTPARRPADSRLDTTKLSQTFALALPHWKDATARIVPAILAQDETP
- a CDS encoding glycosyltransferase codes for the protein MITILLSTFNGTRFLPEQLASFAAQTDQDWRLLWRDDGSSDSTREIMASFAAGLGAGRCVEVAHSGFHLGAGQSFLALLAEAGDAELIAFADQDDVWLPEKLARARAALRGPGAGARLYTARQYLVDAALQGRKLSALPARKPGFPACLTQNVVHGNTAVMNRAAADMVNRIPGPSGTVHDWWSYIVVSACGGAITIDPEPVVLYRQHKDNLIGSPRTTVARALGAIRRGPDIFMTMMRRHVRQLEAHGDLLTAAARADLARISAGLEGGFAPRLSAMRCPGLTRQTVLENLLFRLWFVLG
- a CDS encoding ABC transporter ATP-binding protein/permease, with protein sequence MDDDLARTGFFHRLLYVATPFFRSEQRLAAWGLLVVNVITVLVIVAMNYALTVWNGSFFDAMQRYDVAEIWRLFGIFLGLAAMVVVINTASQYFAQIFQIRWRRWMTGHMVDGWMDREAHYRMQLDDRGIDNPDQRISDDIDFFTGQTVNLPLSALQSVVTIVSFSVMLWLLSRNLRLFGLYIPGLLLWMNLIYAIGGTWLILLIGKPLFWLNNIQQRAQGNFRFELIRVRDNSEAIATAHSGDAEATRLKRTFAPVVEIFYRRVYRTVFVNTFNFSFNTLGGLLAFGLVIPSYLAKRILIGTVSQTNNAFGQTQQAFAFILNNFSSIGQGYLSITEWRAVVDRLYTLEVSLRRHHAAATAPRIAYARGDEAGLAIEGLTLTLPDGRKLLEGLDIAIGPGERVLISGPTGSGKSTLVRAIAGIWPFGEGRVTMPAGRVLFVPQRPYLPNGKLIESIAFPYGEALEPARVAAMLERVGLGHLAGRLEAEQAWDRELSLGEQQRIGFARCVLLRPEVVILDEATSSLDEDYEARMYRTLLDELPGVTLVSVGHRSTIIRYHARRLRLTGDGGWRVEALAAETPAA
- the tkt gene encoding transketolase, which gives rise to MASSDTAGNEIALERQKAVLARPMTETRRLANAVRALAIDGVEAAKSGHPGMPMGMADVATVLWTKFMKFDAADPHWPDRDRFILSAGHGSMLLYALLHLTGYEGMSIDDLRQFRQLGARAAGHPERIEHPAIEMTTGPLGQGISTATGFALAERMLAARFGKGLVDHRTWVIASDGDMMEGVSHEACAIAGHLGLDKLTVFYDDNSISIDGGTDIAMTDDVLKRFAGYGWATRRIDGHDPEQIESAIRFALRSRKPTLIACRTIIGFGAPKKAGTPATHGSPLGADEAAAAKALLGWTAPPFTVPDDILAPWRAAGSRSAGAHRAWTKRHAASNQRAAFDAALAGDLPADYTAAMAALREKIAAEKPNVATRQASQMALDAVVPVVPEMVGGSADLTPSNNTFVKSMGVFTAKDHAGRYIHFGVREHGMGTTLNGLALHGGLIPYGGTFFIFSDYCRPAIRLAALMRIRSIFVLTHDSIGLGEDGPTHQPVEHLASFRAMPNVLVLRPGDAMETAECWDIALKHKDGPVLLVLSRQAMPTLPRDHGAENLSARGGYVVAPAAGPRRATILATGSEVALALKAREMLAAEGITVAVASVPSFELLERQDPGYRTEVLGEAPRVGVEAAVGFGWERLLGPDGTFIGMHGFGASAPYQKLFQHFGITAEAVVAAVKAKL